The Thermotoga caldifontis AZM44c09 genomic interval CCGGGAAATATTGCCATGTGTGGCGCTGTCTGCAAGTAGTTTCTGGCCTCCGCGAGCATGCTTCCCCACGAGGGCGTAGGAGGTTGAATACCTAAACCTAAAAAACTCAGTGTCGCTTCGCTTATTACCGCCCCGGAGAAGTTGAGGGAACTGTACACGATCAAAACTGGTACGATGTTGGGTATGACGTGGTGGAAAATGATCCACAAATGTGATGCTCCGAGTGCCCGTGCAGCCAGCACAAATTCTTCGCTTTTGATGTTTAAAACGGCGCTTCTGACAATTCTTGAAAAGCTCGGTACCATGACTATTCCTATCGCCAGCATCGCATTGAACAAACCCGCCCCAAGAACAGCCATCATAGCAATGGCCAACAGCACATAAGGGAAAGATAAGAGGGCATCCATGAACCTCATGAGAACGGCATCGAAAAGACCCCCGAAGTAACCTGCGATGATCCCCAGAACTGTTCCAACCAAAGCACCTATGCCTACCGCGATGACACCGACAATCAGTGAGATGCGACTACCGTATATGAGTCTCGAGAATATGTCCCTACCGTAGTCGTCGGTGCCCAGAATGTGTCCCCCTTCTCCAGGTTTCGCGAAAATGTACAAAAAATCCATCTCGTCGACTTCATGAGTCGCTATGAGTGGAGCAAAAACGGCGAGAAGAACATTCAGAACAACTATTGAAAGGCCGAACACGATCTGTTTGTTCATCCTCAAAGACCACCCCTGTAACTCTGCCTGATCTTGGGATTTATGAACGCATAAGCTATGTCTACAGCTAAATTCACAAAGATGTACATGATTGCCGTGAAGAGAACCTCACCTTGTACGAGCATATAGTCACGCCTGAAGATCCCATCAACCATGAGTTTTCCAAGTCCAGGGAGTGCAAACACTGTTTCTGTCAGAACAGCCCCCGCGAGCAGATTTCCCAGCTGCAAACCTATGACTGTTATGACGGGAACAAGAGCATTTCTCAGAGCATGTCTGTAGAGGATAAGACTCTTTCGGAGTCCTTTTGCGTAAGCGGTCCTTATGTAGTCCTGATTCAGTACCTCGAGCATGCTTGAGCGTGTGAAGCGAGCGATCGTTCCAGTGGAGAGAATTCCAAGTGCGAGTGATGGGAGAACGAAGTGACTCACGACATCCCAGAGCCCTTTGTTTGGATCACCGAGCCCAACAGCGGGAAGCCATCCGAGTTTGAGGGAGAAGATTATGATGAGGATCATCCCGAACCAGAAGATTGGTATAGAAAGCCCCATCAGAGCCAGAATAGTCACGAGTAGATCGACTAAGGAGTTGTGCTTTATCGCTGCCAAGACCCCAGCAGGTATACCTATGCTCACGGCGATTGTCAGGGCGCACAGACTCAGCATGATCGTGACGGGTAGTCTTTCCAGGATCAATGAGAGTACGCTCTGCCTGTAGATGAGTGATACCCCAAGATCACCCGTAATCACTCTCTTCACATAAACCAAGAACTGAATCAACAGAGGCTTGTCCAGGCCAAGCTCCCGTCTGAATCTGGCTATATCTTCAGCACGCGCCTGCGGACCCAGTAAGACCATCGCCGGATCGCCCGGGATAAGTTTCATCAAAAGAAAGGCCGTCAGAATGACGAAGAAGAGCGTGGGTATGATCTGAATGATTCTTTTGGAAATGTATTTCCCCATTCAACCACTCCAAAGAGAAAGGAGGCGCTTGCGCGCCTCCCATCACTTTTCGACCCACACGTTTGTGCCCGGTGCGTACAGTCTGATCATCATGTCAGGCGAGGGTTTGTAACCTCTTACCTTCTTGTTAACACCGTTCACCACCAGCTTGTGCCACAGGGGGAAGTAGTACAAATCTTTCATGATGAGTTCTTCTGCTTTTCTGTAGTATTCTACTCTCTTTTCCTGTTCCACACTGGATTCACCCAATTCTATCAATCTGTCAACCTCGGGATTGTTGTATCCACCACCGTTACCGTAGGTTCCTTTCCTCGAAGAATGGAACATGTAGAAAATGAAGAATTCAGGATCTGGATACCATGTCCACCCTATCGTGTAAGCATCTGCCTCGCCCTTCGACGTGACAGCAGTGAAAGTGCCCCATTCCAGTGACTGAACTTCGATTTCAAAACCCACTTTCTTCAACATCGACTGAATGATGACGGCAGCCTTTCTTCGGTTCGGATCCTCAGGCGTATAAATGGTCATCTTCACTGGTTTGCCGTCGTAGCCTGCCTCCTTAAGCAACTGTTTAGCCTTCTCTGGATCGTATCCTGTATAGAAAGATTTCACATCCGGATTGTACGCCCAGGATCCCGGTGGTATGGGGCCATAAGCCGCAACGCCTGTCCCATTGGGGAATATGACCTTGACAAGCTGTTCGATATCAATACCCCTGAAAAACGCTTCTCTGACTCTCTTATCCGTGGTAGGACCCTTCATAGAGTTCATGTAGACTGCGTAGACGTTGCAACCGCCAACCATCATTGCCTCGACGTTCGGATTAGACTTCAATTTTGGAATATCCTGATCGAGGACATCGCTGGTTATATCCACTTCTCCGCTGAGTAACGCCATCGTCAGGACAGACTTATCTGGTATGAACTTGTACACGATCTGCTTCAGATAGGGCTTTTCACCCCAGTAATCCTCGTTCCTTTCGAAGACCATGTGACTGTCTTTGACCCATTCCACCATTCTGAAAGGCCCAGTTCCCACAGGATGTAGTGTGAATTGGTCCTTCCAACCCTCGCACTCTTCTTTTGGTACAATGGCGGCTCCGATGTCGGTGAGTACTGTCAGAAATGGCGCGTACGGGTACTTGAGTACGATCTTCACAGTGTAGCGATCGATGACTTCCACGTGATCCACCATGTACAGCCTCACCATAGGTGAGATGGCTATTTCTCTATCGAAACTGTACTTCACGTCTTCTGCTGTGACCTCTCTACCGTCTTGGAACTTGCCTTTCTGGAAATGGACCCCTTTCCTTAGCTTGAAAGTCCATTCCTTGAGATCTGGACTGACTTCCCAAGACTCCGCAAGCAATGGATGAATTTGTTTGACTTCTGCGTCATAAGCCACGAGCGTTTCAAAGACATTTCTCATGACCTGTGCCGAGGCGAGATCCTGATACATTGCTGGATCCATCGTCGTCGGGTTCTGATCTGAACCTACGCGGATCACTGAGTCGTAGTTCGGTGCAGAAATCACGGTAGCGAAAAATGCCACTACGGCGACCAACACTGCCAGCCTTTTCACCGCATACACCCCCTTTTTAAGTTAGAAGGTTCCTCAAATAGTTTGCGAGTATTCTTCGCGCACTCACCACGAAACCGTTGGTTTTGCGCTTAAAAAACTCCTCGTGTTTCAGTGCGAAACCTATGCAATCGAGGTAAACCAGTTGTTCCTGTGACAGATCAACGCTTAATGTCGATTCTCGATATGGCGAAAAACTGGTACAATTCACTCTCTTGGCGATTTTCGCCCATCGTTTCAGAGCATTGGAGCACTGTTCTTTTTCTGGCACGATGACTGTGGCGCGATTCAGCTTTGGCATGGCAGAGAAGAAGGAGTCTACCACCTTATAGGGTAAAATGAAACGATCGCTATCGAATTCACCAGTGCAAAGAAAGACACATAGTCCCTCGCATTCTAGCTGAGAAAGTTTCTGAACGATCCAGCGATGGGAAATTCGAACGATGGATCCGTCGCGTTTTCTGCTCACAAGCACGTCGTTCTCATCACGGGGTTTATAGATTTCTTCTTCCACGTTTTCTATGAGACCTATTTCGTTGTAAGCCAGGTTTGTATTACCAACGATGTTCAGAAGTTCCGGTATCACGTCATCTCTCGGAGTCTCACCAATGGTTATGAAAGTTATAGGACCAATCAGGCAGGAACCCTCCTTTTTTGTTTAATTATAATAAACGCCGTATAGAAATGTCAATAGGGCTTCACGACAGATGGAGACTTAACACCCTACTGGAAGGACATGGGGTATCGGTCAGATTTCGAACACTCTGTGAGAGAAATCCTTCAGCAGGCACAGAGAATCGAGCAGATCGAGGATGGTGTATCTTTCTCTTATGGTGTTGGAGATCAGGATCAATTTCTCAATGAACTCAGGTTCATAACGTGCAAGCAGTTCATCGACCCGTACGGTCTTAAGGGCGTTTTCGACCTTCTCGGAAAATTGCTCGTGGGTGTGCTTTAAAGCTTCCCTCACCCGGCTCAATTGCACACGACCGGGCAGTTTTTTTCTTTCGTGAACACGCATGAATTTTCCAGCCTTTTCTTCGCCGAAAAATTCGGACAGAATGGAGAATCTTTCTTCGTTCGTGAGGCACTTCTCCTTCAATTTCAGTTCCTCGAAGATCACCCTGTACGCCTTCAGCGTGATGTACGTTCCCATCGCCACCGAAAGGCCGTGAAACATGGGAATTTCGTTTCTGTTTTCGTGGTACATCTCCAGAGAATGGGAGATCATGTGTTCCGCACCCGAAGCGGGTCTGGAATTGCCAACGATCGTGATGTTCAGACCGGAGACCAGAAGGGCCTTCATCAAGGAAAGGATCACGCTTCTGTCCCTGTTCAGTACTTTTTCTGAGTTCTCAAGAACATCGTTCAGCAGGTCTCTCAATTCTTCCCATGCGAACTCGCAGATGGGTTCTTCGGTTAGAAGGTTGCTCAGCATCCAGTCCAGTCTGGCGGTCACCTTCGCCGCGATGTCACCGACACCGGCCCTCAGCAAATCGAACGGAGCTTCGCTCACAACGTTCATGTCCACAACGACCTTCTGTGGAACAACAGCCTGCACAGTTGTTTTCTCATTCTTTATGAGTATCGCCGCTACGGAGGAGGTGTAGCCATCCACGGAAGGGGCCGTGGGAAAGCAGGAAAAATTTTTATTGGTCAGACGGGCCGCGTACTTCGCGATGTCTGTGAGACTGCCCGAGCCGATGGAGACGATATGATCTGTCAAAACTTGCGAAGCCACTTTCTCGATGTTTTCCATCGTGGCAAGAACTCTTCCTTCAGCTTCGAGCCTGATCGTTCTGCGTTCCGGTGTTTCGACCAGCTTAGCTGTGTTTTCGTCCACAACGTACGTGGCGTTTTCAAAAAACGCTTCGATGTTCCTGGTAGCGTTCTCTTCGAAAACGATTTCAATAGGCGGCACAGTGTGGGTTTTGCCACAGGTGCACTGGAATTGACCCTTCGCTTTCAGCATGCGATCACCACTCGAGTATATGCCATCTTTCGAACTGGAGGCAAGCACTTCTCTTCAACGAGACCGTCGCGCTGTTGAGAAAAATTCGCGTAACGGCGTATTCTGTGATAAAATGAATCGAGGAGGAAACGCTTTGAAACGCAAAGGCTTGACCCTGATCGAGCTCCTCATAACCCTCGCGGTCCTCTCAATTTTCACAGCCCTGGTCCTTCTGCTCATGAGCAATTACTTCGAAAAGACCGAGAAGAATATAAAACTTCTCGATGCCCTCAGAAGACTCAACGACGCCGGCGATAAAATGGTCGAGCTCCTCAACAGGGCTGCAGGTCCTGCCAACAGTGTGGAACTCGTCTCAGCCACAGAGGTGAGGTTCGACATCATCCTGGCCGGTCAGAAAATAAACGCGAGGGTGAAGGTTCTCAGCGAAACCGAGGTACAGTATTTCGAGGATGATAGAAGCGTGCTGATACCGATCGAAAACGTGCAGATCACGTTCCAATCTGGTAGTCAGAATCCCGAAACGGTGCTGCCGTTGAAGTTGATAGTCAAAACGCCGAATCCTTTCAATCCCTCGTCGCTCTTGAGTCTGGAGTACTCCATCTATCCACCAGGGGTGAGGTGAGATCACGAGATTGAGAAAGGCTTACGTGATGGTTCTGAGCATATTTTTGATCCTCATCTGTTCCCTTCTGGCGACCGCGATACTGATCCAGGTCGATACCACGAACAAAAAAGTTGGTATGTCCATCAGCAGGACGGTCGAACGTGCCGATGCTTTGAAGATCATCGCGACGGCCGCCGCCTACCTTCGCAGCAAGTACGGCGTGGTGTCGGGATTCTACCTGGCCGAGCACATGGACAGTCAGTCCGAATTCGAAAAGATAAAATCTGTGATCGTCAATTCCTCTGGACCAGTTGAGAAGGATATCTGGCAGGACCTGCTCGGTGAAGGGACGCTGGCTGGGATCCGCTTCACTTCTGTGAAGGACCTCTTGCGTCTCACGTCTGGCTTAGATTCTCCTTTAAAAAAGGCTCTGGTCGATAGCAACGCGAAAGGGTTGATAGAAAACAATCCGTCCAGGGTCAGAGTGTACGCCCTTTCTGAGGATGCCGACCGATCCTGGGTAATCCTGCTGTGCGTCAACGTTGGTTCTTCATGGACCTGGGCTCTGATAGAACCACAGGGGTTCTTCAACTACGCAATTTTCCTGCCAAACGGACTCCCCGTGGGAACCTATTACGGTGACGGTGAGGTCATAGACGGTCCTGCCTGGTTCGGTGATAGACAGGGTCAGGGCGGATTGGGTATAGGAGGCAATCAGGGGCCGAGGTTTTACGGAAGAACTTTCTACAGGATCTTGCACAACTACCTCAGAGGACAGGTGCAGGAAAGCGACGTTTTCGTTGGCGGAAGGAGTATTCTGACCCCAGAAGAAGTTGAGACGATGAGGAATGCGTATCAGGGGAAAGTTTACTGGGAAACACAGCTTTCAACGCTCAACAAGGTTGATATCATCGACGTCGTTACCGGTGCGGCTTCCATAACCAGCGATCCGGTTGGCTTGATCTTGACTTATTCGAAGCTCCCGGGTGTTGCGACAGAGGATCTGATCATCACGTCAGAGATCAGAAATCTGAACGGTCAGGACGTTCAAATCGTGAAGTTTTTCGGCCCAGATGGTTTCTTCAAAAGGGACAACAAACGCTACCAGGTGGAAATGGTGGTTCCTCATCCGGGTCCACCGAACGTTCCTGTCACGATATCTGTCAAAGAAGTTCTCCCAAACGGAACCGAGAACACTTACACGCAGCAGGTTCCACTCTTCAACGGTTTTCTTGGTCTGTTCTGTGATACGACCAACTCTTCGATCGCCATGGGCGTGAAAGATCAGTGGACTACGAACGTGTTCATGGGTGACTGGGCGATACTGGTGATGGGAAACAGGGGAAGGCAGGAAGAGCAGACCCCATGGGACTCTGTAAAGATCTACGGTGATGTCGAATATTACAGCGCGAGGAAGAGTTCAACGATGACGATCAACTACGCAGGAACCTCGTACGAGGTCTACATGGATCCGTTCTTCGCGGATGGAACCCCCATTCCGAACAACAGGAATGTGAAGGGATTCTTGAGGCTCACCAACGGTGCGACGACACCTGTCGAAATCGATGGAAAAACGTTCTGGGACACATGGTACAAAAAGATGGCTCAATCTTCAACGAAAGACCACATCAGCTTGATAACCACGGGAGACATCGAGATCCCATGGCACGAAGGTTACAAACTCGGTCAGGGAAAGATAAGGAACCTGCGTTTAGACATGAGTATCTTCACGATGTACTGGGACAGAAACAGGGCACCCGGCCAGGGTAACAGAGTGCTCGTGCCCACGCTGAAAGTGGATTATGGAAACTTTAAGGGCTTGAGTTACAGAATCATCTTCGGTTCTTTAGCTTCGGAAGCCGTGACGGCCACGTGGGATGGGACGAAGGGTCTGAAGGAATTCAACATTTTCGATAACAGGCTCTATTCTGCGAAGCGTGGGTTTTCACCGATGACGGGTGGGATCATCCTGGAAGGGCTGAGATTGAGATGAGGGGCTTTTCCGTGGTTGAACTGATCATAGGGATCGCGATGGTCTCCATAGCGATCGTCATACTGATTCTTTCGGTCAACCAAGCGATCCTCAGTTTTGCAAAATCCAGTGAGGCCCTGCAGGACTGGAGTGCATTTTTCTGCCAGGTCTCGCTGAACTTCTCCGGGAAAGAAACTGGCACTTTCGTCAACACACTCGACAAGGTCCTTGGTTACAGTGCGACGGGTCATTACGCTTTTTTCAAGTTCATCGACGTACGTTCCGTGGAAGGCGGATACGTGTACACACTCAAGGATCAAAGCTTTTGAATGACTTAACTCGCTTCTCGTTTTCATGAAGAAGCCAACTGGGTCGATCCTTCGCACGGCACACGAAAATTTCGAAGCACAGCTGATGTACTTTCATCGTCTTTTTTGTTGGTTATATAGTTTAATATCTTGACAGTTTAAAGATTTAACTATATCATATCCCTGGTGAGGCGTATGGAAGCGAGGAAGATCATTGAGTCGATAGTCGAACTGAGCCTGAGTTTTTCACGAACGATAAAGTTCCACCCTGAACTTGAAAGACTGCGGGCCGTGGAACTGTACACTTTGTTCTATCTGATCAGGCACGGGCCGTGCAAGATGAAGGACCTCGCGGAGGCACTCTCGATGACCAAGGCGAACGTGACGCACCTGATCGATTCTCTGGAAGAGAAAGGCTTCGTGAAGAGGACGAAGGACGAATCGGACAGGCGTGCCACGTTGCTCCGCGTCACCGAACACGGTGAGAAGGTCTACAACGAACTGCTGGACGAGTTATCCAAGCTGGTGGAAGAGGTCACGGCGAGGCTGAGTCAGGAAGATCTGAGCTTGATATCCAGAGGCTTCGAAAGGTTCGTCGCCTTGTTCGCGAACTCCAGGGGGTGAAATCATGATAGTGGTTACTGGGGCTACGGGGCATCTTGGAAACGTGCTCGTCAGAAGGTTGCTCCAGATGAACGAGAAGGTGCGTGTGCTGGTCGCTCCTTCCGAGGACGTCAAGCCCATAGAGGGATTGAACGTTGAGATCTTCAGGGCCGACGTGAGAGATTCAAAAGCCGTTGAAAGACTGTGTGAAGGTGCACAGACGGTTTTTCACCTCGCGGCGGTCATTTCCATCTTCGGAAAGAAGAGGCTGGTCTACGACGTGAACGTGAACGGAACGAAGAACATCGTTGAAGCTTGCTTGAAGAACAGCACGAGGCTCGTTTATGTGAGCTCGGTCCACGCCTTCGCCGAGCTTTCTAAGGGTTCGCTCATCGATGAATCTGTTCCGATAGATCCTTCAAGGGTCACAGGGTGCTACGCCAAATCCAAGGCCATCGCCACGAACCTGGTCCTCGATGCAGCAAAACGCGGTCTCGATGCGGTGGTGGTCTGTCCGACAGGCATAATAGGTCCGTACGATTGGCGCGTTTCAGAGATGGGAAACCTTTTCTTGTTGCACCTGAAAGGAAGGCTCAAGGTCGCCGTTGAAGGTGGCTTCGATTTTGTGGATGTCAGGGACGTGGTGGAGGCACTCGTGCTTGCCTGGAAGAAAGCGAAGAGCGGGGAAATCTTCATCGTTGGTGGCACGCACGTAACCGTGAAGGCGCTGATTCAGATGCTTCAGAAGATAGAACCAAAGCGATCGGTGAAGATTTTCCTTCCGATCTGGCTCGCCTACGTTGTTTCTGCCTTCACATCGCTTGGACACCTGTTCGGCAGGAAAGTCATCTTCACCCCTTACGCCGTTTACACTCTTAGCAGAAACTACGTTTACTCACACACGAAGGCTTCAAAAGAACTCGGTTACACCCCAAGACCCATCGAGGATTCTCTGAAAGACACCATAGAGTGGCTCAAATCGTCCTCGAGTACACAGAGTAAGACCATACCCCCATGGAAAGAGACGACCTTTCTATTTCTGCTTCAAACTCTTTCAAGGTGAAGATGTTGTTCCGACTTACCAGTACAAAAGAAAGAGCAGGAACAACTCTTCGTTTTTCTTTATTGAATCGATTGAATCGATAATGAAGCTCGCTCGTAGTCTTCCCAAAGCAAGAATTTTTTGAACATTGACTTGACTCTTTTCTTTCCCTTATCATACAATATTATCGCGGTTTTCAGCCTTCACTCAAATCGCTTTCGGTGACTTCAGATACCTGCAAAGCGTTACACGCAAGCAGAAAAATCACTTCGTAACGATCAGGACGTTTCCCACCGTTGTGGTACCAGGTTCGGTGAGCTGGAAGGAGTTCAAAAGTCCTATCGATGTTTCAAGTTTGAAGGAAGGATTGCTGTGCACCAGGTACACCTTCACGTACTTCTTTGGGAGGGGTGGGGAAGAGGAAGTCACCACGACCCTGAACAGAGGTGCGCTGAGGGAAAGGCTCACCTCGGCGAGCTTGGATTCGACCTTGGAAGTTTTTACGTAGAACGCTCCATCTTTGTAGTAGAAAACGATCTGGCTGGCTGAAGGTGTTATCTGCTCGAAGGATGTGTTCGTTGCCTCGGCGTTTCTTGCCAGCGCCAGTTCTTTTCTGAGTATCTCGAGCATCTTCCTCGCTTCCTCGAATGCCCTGAACTGTTCCTGAGTGAAATGTGCGTTTCTCATCGGAAGGTAGAACAGCGATGCCAGAATGGCGAAGATCACGCCCAAGACGATCAAAACGATCAAGAGTTCTACCAGTGTGAAGCCATCTTTCCGTTTGGAAAAAAGCTTCAGCATTCTACTGCCTCCAAGTGAAACGTTCACTGGGTTGAAGGTTCAAAAATGAACAGTGGCATGTTTCCAAACCGATTCTGGTCAGGTTTTACGATCCTGATCTGTACAGATGTTGCGAGGGGAGTTATGAGCAGAGTGGACGATTGTGTGGCAACACTCGCACTCGTATCACCGCAGAAATATCTCTCCAGTTGCTCGTTCGCTTCGAAGGTTTTTTTAGATTCGTACGCAACTTTGTTCATGCCTGCCAGAACGTTGCCCAACACTTCGAAAAGTGCGAGTGCAGCGATCGCTATGATGACCAGAGCTTCCACAACTTCGATGAGTGTGTAGGCAGACTTCATTGACCCCAGCTCCCGTAGCGAACGTACAAACCGTAATAGGGAGTGTTAGTGGTCGTGGTATCGAATTCAATGGATTCTATAGGCAACGGCTTTGGCACGACAAATTTAATATTGTTGTTAAAGTTCACGTTTCTCGCGACTATGGCACCTATTACGTTCGAAGTGTTTTTGATGCTCACATCTTTTTTGGGTGTGTATATGTACAATCCGCCTTCAGATACAGTGAGACCGTTCTTGAAGGAAATATCTTCTTCCCCATCGTTTATCTTCTCGTCAGTGTTCGAATAAATGAGCAAACGAGTATCTTTGTTCATCTTTATCGTTAAGTGATTCTTGACGTCGACTTCATCTCTCACGTAGATCATGACGACACCTGTGCCCTCGATTTTTATGGTAGTGTTGTTGCCAAGATCCAGTTTGGTCACGGCTATCGAGAGCAATCCAGTACTTGGGATCTTCAGGGTGAGGGTGGTGTTCGAGACAGACAGACCATCTTCCACAGAGCGACCGTTATAGTAAGTTTTCCCACCTTCTGAGATCGAGATCACGTTTCCTTGAAGTTGAACAGCAGGTTCTGGAAAGAAAGTGGGTGTCGCAGGCAGGGGAGGTTCAGTTGTGTTCACGCGTCTGCTGATTTCAGCGCGAACCGCCTCTACTGAAGTCGCAGTCACAGTACCCTTCACGGTGATGTTTTTGTCAAGACTACCTGCCAGGATCACGTCGCCCTCTATGGTAACCCGGTTCTTAGGCGATTCAACATTGCCAACGGCTAAAACGTCCCCTTCAATTACACCCCCCTGTTCCAGGATGAGATTTCCGCCCGTTGGATCGCCCATCAGGTACACGCTGCCCTTTATTGTCCCATGCTGACCGATGCGCAGGTCTCCCTTTCTCACTAATACATCACCGTCGATTGTAAGGTTGTTTTTTCCAAGAACCTTGCCATTGGCATCGATGGCGTATGGAAGAGTCAAATCACTTGCGAGTTGGATCAGGATCAGTGTCAGGGTGTAACTGTCCTCCACCCCGTCGAGGCTCGCTTTGCACTTTATCGTGTATTCCTCGGCAGATCGATCGATTTCACACTCCACAGTACCGCGAAACTCAGGCAAAGAGAGCTGGAAGGTCCCAGAATTGGCCAAATTGTCCACAAGATCACGCTTACCGTTCCTGAACCAGTCCTCACAGAGTTTGGCCAAACTGTAGGCGCCACTTCTGGCCACGTTCGAGACGAGAAACTTTTTCTGTTGCAACACGTAGTTGCTGGTCATCTGACCGTAAATGGCCAGCATGAGCAACACTGTCAGGGCCAGAAAAACCACCACTACGAGGCTCACAACAAGAACCGAACCACTCTTCATGTCTACATCAGTAATTAGTATAACACACTTTGCACAAAGTTAAAACGTGTACCGACGCAGAAATTTGTACAACACCAATTCAGTGACCTTCTCGTGTTTCACATCTTGCGTTCGAATTTCAAAGCTTTCAATCGGTTTTTGTCGTTTCTCTGACCACCTTCATGATGCGCTCGTGCAACTGGGACGCGTAATCTGGCTGGATCTTTTCGTATTCCTGTTCGAACAGAGGGGAAGAGATCAAAAAGTCTGCACTCGAGCGATTGATCGCCACTGGTATGTTGTAGACCGTGGCGAGCCTTATGAGGGCTTTTATGTCCACATCGTGTGCCATCGGCTCGAGCGGATCCCAGAAAAAGATCAGAATGTCTATCTCGCCCTCGGCGATCTTCGCACCTATCTGTTGATCTCCTCCGAGCGGACCACTCTTGAATTTGTGAACCTTCAGGCCCGTCTTTTCCTCGATCAACGTGCCTGTGGTACCCGTCGCATAGAGCTCGTGTCTGGACAGAGTACCCTTGTTGAACTCGACCCATTCGATGAGATCTTTCTTCATTCGATCGTGAGCGATCAGAGCGATTCTTTTTCTCTTCGAAAGCTTCACTCGTTCCAAATTCATCACCTCCTCACGTTTATTTTACGGAAGGAGCGTTAAAATCGGCTTGAGGTGAAAAGATTGAGCAGAACCAGAGCCGTGTTCTACTTGGTTGTGACCTCGGTGCTGTGGAGCCTTGGGGGGTT includes:
- a CDS encoding AroM family protein; its protein translation is MIGPITFITIGETPRDDVIPELLNIVGNTNLAYNEIGLIENVEEEIYKPRDENDVLVSRKRDGSIVRISHRWIVQKLSQLECEGLCVFLCTGEFDSDRFILPYKVVDSFFSAMPKLNRATVIVPEKEQCSNALKRWAKIAKRVNCTSFSPYRESTLSVDLSQEQLVYLDCIGFALKHEEFFKRKTNGFVVSARRILANYLRNLLT
- a CDS encoding NAD-dependent epimerase/dehydratase family protein: MIVVTGATGHLGNVLVRRLLQMNEKVRVLVAPSEDVKPIEGLNVEIFRADVRDSKAVERLCEGAQTVFHLAAVISIFGKKRLVYDVNVNGTKNIVEACLKNSTRLVYVSSVHAFAELSKGSLIDESVPIDPSRVTGCYAKSKAIATNLVLDAAKRGLDAVVVCPTGIIGPYDWRVSEMGNLFLLHLKGRLKVAVEGGFDFVDVRDVVEALVLAWKKAKSGEIFIVGGTHVTVKALIQMLQKIEPKRSVKIFLPIWLAYVVSAFTSLGHLFGRKVIFTPYAVYTLSRNYVYSHTKASKELGYTPRPIEDSLKDTIEWLKSSSSTQSKTIPPWKETTFLFLLQTLSR
- a CDS encoding ABC transporter permease, translating into MGKYISKRIIQIIPTLFFVILTAFLLMKLIPGDPAMVLLGPQARAEDIARFRRELGLDKPLLIQFLVYVKRVITGDLGVSLIYRQSVLSLILERLPVTIMLSLCALTIAVSIGIPAGVLAAIKHNSLVDLLVTILALMGLSIPIFWFGMILIIIFSLKLGWLPAVGLGDPNKGLWDVVSHFVLPSLALGILSTGTIARFTRSSMLEVLNQDYIRTAYAKGLRKSLILYRHALRNALVPVITVIGLQLGNLLAGAVLTETVFALPGLGKLMVDGIFRRDYMLVQGEVLFTAIMYIFVNLAVDIAYAFINPKIRQSYRGGL
- a CDS encoding iron-containing alcohol dehydrogenase — protein: MLKAKGQFQCTCGKTHTVPPIEIVFEENATRNIEAFFENATYVVDENTAKLVETPERRTIRLEAEGRVLATMENIEKVASQVLTDHIVSIGSGSLTDIAKYAARLTNKNFSCFPTAPSVDGYTSSVAAILIKNEKTTVQAVVPQKVVVDMNVVSEAPFDLLRAGVGDIAAKVTARLDWMLSNLLTEEPICEFAWEELRDLLNDVLENSEKVLNRDRSVILSLMKALLVSGLNITIVGNSRPASGAEHMISHSLEMYHENRNEIPMFHGLSVAMGTYITLKAYRVIFEELKLKEKCLTNEERFSILSEFFGEEKAGKFMRVHERKKLPGRVQLSRVREALKHTHEQFSEKVENALKTVRVDELLARYEPEFIEKLILISNTIRERYTILDLLDSLCLLKDFSHRVFEI
- a CDS encoding prepilin-type N-terminal cleavage/methylation domain-containing protein, with the translated sequence MKRKGLTLIELLITLAVLSIFTALVLLLMSNYFEKTEKNIKLLDALRRLNDAGDKMVELLNRAAGPANSVELVSATEVRFDIILAGQKINARVKVLSETEVQYFEDDRSVLIPIENVQITFQSGSQNPETVLPLKLIVKTPNPFNPSSLLSLEYSIYPPGVR
- a CDS encoding ABC transporter substrate-binding protein — its product is MKRLAVLVAVVAFFATVISAPNYDSVIRVGSDQNPTTMDPAMYQDLASAQVMRNVFETLVAYDAEVKQIHPLLAESWEVSPDLKEWTFKLRKGVHFQKGKFQDGREVTAEDVKYSFDREIAISPMVRLYMVDHVEVIDRYTVKIVLKYPYAPFLTVLTDIGAAIVPKEECEGWKDQFTLHPVGTGPFRMVEWVKDSHMVFERNEDYWGEKPYLKQIVYKFIPDKSVLTMALLSGEVDITSDVLDQDIPKLKSNPNVEAMMVGGCNVYAVYMNSMKGPTTDKRVREAFFRGIDIEQLVKVIFPNGTGVAAYGPIPPGSWAYNPDVKSFYTGYDPEKAKQLLKEAGYDGKPVKMTIYTPEDPNRRKAAVIIQSMLKKVGFEIEVQSLEWGTFTAVTSKGEADAYTIGWTWYPDPEFFIFYMFHSSRKGTYGNGGGYNNPEVDRLIELGESSVEQEKRVEYYRKAEELIMKDLYYFPLWHKLVVNGVNKKVRGYKPSPDMMIRLYAPGTNVWVEK
- a CDS encoding ABC transporter permease — translated: MNKQIVFGLSIVVLNVLLAVFAPLIATHEVDEMDFLYIFAKPGEGGHILGTDDYGRDIFSRLIYGSRISLIVGVIAVGIGALVGTVLGIIAGYFGGLFDAVLMRFMDALLSFPYVLLAIAMMAVLGAGLFNAMLAIGIVMVPSFSRIVRSAVLNIKSEEFVLAARALGASHLWIIFHHVIPNIVPVLIVYSSLNFSGAVISEATLSFLGLGIQPPTPSWGSMLAEARNYLQTAPHMAIFPGFAILLTCLGFNVLGDGLRDLLDPRLKS
- a CDS encoding MarR family winged helix-turn-helix transcriptional regulator; its protein translation is MEARKIIESIVELSLSFSRTIKFHPELERLRAVELYTLFYLIRHGPCKMKDLAEALSMTKANVTHLIDSLEEKGFVKRTKDESDRRATLLRVTEHGEKVYNELLDELSKLVEEVTARLSQEDLSLISRGFERFVALFANSRG
- a CDS encoding PulJ/GspJ family protein, encoding MLKLFSKRKDGFTLVELLIVLIVLGVIFAILASLFYLPMRNAHFTQEQFRAFEEARKMLEILRKELALARNAEATNTSFEQITPSASQIVFYYKDGAFYVKTSKVESKLAEVSLSLSAPLFRVVVTSSSPPLPKKYVKVYLVHSNPSFKLETSIGLLNSFQLTEPGTTTVGNVLIVTK